The following DNA comes from Kiritimatiellales bacterium.
GGTGCGCCGGGAGTTCAGGGAATTTATTTCAGCCATAATGTTCAGGCCGGATATTATCTCGACGGAATATCTAAATAACACAGGACATATTATTAAAGTATATATATTATGAAAACCAAACTGTTTTGCATCGCACTGGCATACACCTGTTTTATACAGGTGGGGGTTTCAGCCGAATCAACCACCGGAACAACCGTTGCAGATGGCCCGATTGATATCGGGTCGCGGTTAGAATTATTTGTGGATGATTTTCTCGTTGAAAATATTGCCGGGAAAGTAGGCCTGCATCTGCATCATCCCGAACCGCAGGAAATTGTGTTGGTTACGGATAAACCATGGGAGGGCAACACCTGCTGTTATTACACGCTGTTTCAGGACGGCGATATGTACCGGATGTATTATCGCGGAACTCACAGCGATACTGCAATGGAAGATGAAGTATTCTGTTATGCTTACAGCACCAACGGTATTGACTGGATTCGTCCGAATCTCGGACTGTTTGAGTTTAAAGGATCAAAAGAAAATAATATCATTCATAACGGTGTTGCCCGGCATAATTTCACGCCGTTTAAAGACACAAATCCGGTTTGTCCGCCGAATGAAAGGTATAAAGCAATGGGCGGACATTCCCGCACCGGCGGACTCTATGCGTTTAAATCCGCGGACGGTGTACACTGGACGCTGATGCAGAATGAACCGGTCTTTCCGTCGAGCTGGGAAAAACGTTCGGGCTGGCCGCAGCCGTGGTTTGATTCGCAGAATCTGGCGTTCTGGGATCCGGTACGTAAATCATACGTGTTATATTTCCGTCATTTCCGCGATAAAACATACCGTGATGTAATGATGGCGACGTCGCCGGATCTGATCAACTGGAGCAAGAACCCTGAATTTCTTGAATATCCGGGTGTTGCACCGGAACATCTCTATACAAGTTCGATTATTCAGTATCCACGCAATCCGCATTTTTATATCGGCTTTCCGACGCGGTTTATTTCTCTCACTGCGCAAACCGAACCGCTGTTTATGAGCAGCCGGGACGGGTTGACGTTTAAGCGCTGGCCGGGGGCTGTGATTCCTGTTGATGCACCGGCCGATCGCGATGGCAACCGCAGTAATTATATCTGGTGGGGCCTGCTGGAACTCCCGGGAAATGACGCTGAATATTCAATTTATGCGCATGAAGCCTATTATGACGGACCGGCATCGCGGCTGCGCCGCTTCACTTATCGGAAAGACGGATTTGCGTCACTGCGGGCTGCACCGGAAGGCGGTGTGGTTGAAACGAAACTGCTGCGATTCAGCGGAACCCAGCTGGTACTGAATTTTAAAGCCAAAGCCAAACATTTCAGATATGACGGCGGCAGTATACAGGTCGAAATCATTGATGAAGGCGGCTATCCAGTGGAAGGTTTTTCACTGCCTGATTGCGAAAAGCTGCAGGGCGATTCGCTTGAGCAGACGGTGGTGTGGAAGTCCGGACGCACTCTTAGAATGCTGGAAGGCGTTCCGGTGCGATTCCGTTTTCATATGAAATATGCCGATCTGTTTTCATTTCAGATAAAATAATTCATTTGTGGGGCAAAAGAATACCTGTGTTATGAAACAAATATTTTTCATATATGCAGTATTTTTATTTGCCCTGACCGACCATGTATGCGCTGTTCGAGTAACCGAGGCACAAAGCGGAATTGTGCTTTTTGATAATAACGGATTTGAGCAGGATGCCATCAATAGCACACCTGCTCAAACGGTTGCCGGAACAATCACTGCAAAAGAGCAGGATCGTGTTTTCGGGCCTGCATCTGGCGGGCCGGGGGCATTTAAGGGGGCGCGGTATGCTTACACATCCCGGGATCAGAACGGCGCGGGAAATATTGAAATTAAAGCGCCTAAGGCGGTAACTGCCAGCGGGCAAACGTTGCTGATGGAATGGGCGTGGTATCTGCCCTCAGCCAGCAATGCAAAGTGGGGATTGAGGGGCGATTTACAATTTTATAAAAGTTTATGGCGGGCAGGAAACGGGTCAATCGAAGTTATCGTTAATGATAAGTGGGGGGAACGCCGCGGAAATTATACTGCGGATAAATGGCTGAAGTGTTCTTTGAAATATACCATTGGTGATCAAACTGCGGATTTCACGGCTGACGGTGTAACCATGAAGCTGGAAGTGGATACGTATAAGGGCGGTGCGCCGGGAGTTCTGGGAATTTTTTTCAGCCATAATAACCAGTCTGGCTATTATCTGGACGGAATTTATGAAATGAATACTGATACCCGCCCTGAATTGCCTGAGTGGATTGATGCAACGTGGAAACGTTTTCCGAATACGCCCCGGGGAATTCAATGGCCGGCGGTGGGTATGATTGATAACACATTTATTTCAGCCGGCGGCTGGTGTTCAGGGGAAGAGGTTGCGTCGAAACCTGGAATTTATCCGCGCGGATTTTTTAATGATGTGTTTGCGATGGATGTGACAGCGCCGGACAAAGGCTGGTCACGGCTGCCTGATTTTCCCGGCGAAGCCCGGATGGGTACGGCTTGTGTGACGGTGAATAACAAACTGTATGTCTGGGGCGGTCTCAGTTATACCGCACCGTACTGTTATACGGACGGTTATGTGCTATCTAAAGAAACCGGCAGTTGGAAATGGACGACACTGCCGCCGCTGCCGCACGCATTAGTGTTTCCCGGCAACTGTGCACTGGGCGGCAAAATTTATCTTATCGGGGGGAGCGATTATGATCGAACAGGATATTTCTCGGCAAACTCCCGCGATGGAACTGTTCCGGGGATAGGACAGAGACTGCTGGTATTTGATACCGAAAACCCTGCACAGGGATGGAAAGAACTGTCGGCATGTCCCGGCACCGTACGATTTAATACCGCGGCGGCGGCGGTGAACGGAAAATTATATGTTTTCGGCGGGGCAACCGGCATTGACTCTCCTAATGCGAAAGTCAATACAGTTGTTGATAACTGGCGTTATGACCCGGCTGAAAACCGGTGGGAATGTCTGCCTTATCTCCCGATTGCCAGCGGCAATTTCCCGGCCGGTGAAATTGTGTATAAAAACCGTTACATTCTGCTTGTGGGCGGTGTTCAGTATCCGAATATCCAGTATCCTAACGGGTGGACAGAAAAATCTCTGTCATTCGGGTTGGCAAAAATGTTTTATCCGCAATATGTACGGGAAGGGGAAGCCTGGAGCGGAAAAAATCAACGGTATGTCAGCGACATTTTTGTCTATGATACGGTGAATAATTCATTCGGTGAAGCCACCATGCTGCCGTTTAATAATAACATGACCAAATTCATCGTGCGCGGAGATAACATCTATCTGATTTCCGGTGAAACCGGCGGTCTGTTTTTTGATGATGAATATTATGGGCACCATCCAGACTTTTTCCTGGAAGGAACACTGCAGATGAAACCAGAAAATGGAAGCTTTCGTTTTTTCATCACCGGAAGAGAGGAATAACGGGAAATATATTAGGGTAATCTATGCGCATGTAGAATTATTTTATGTTGAAAAATCGAGACATTCTTGACTCTTCGAAGACGTTACGTATCCTGTACGAATGACCGTAGCAGAACAGGTTTTAAACTGGATTGAAAATTATATTGAAGAAAACCGGCTCGGAGTCGGGGATGCTCTGCCGGGAGAACTGGATATGGTGGCTGAAACCGGATTCAGCCGCGCATCTGTCCGCGAAGCATTAACGGCGCTGAAAGTGCTCGGAATTATCCATACCCGGCGCAAGGGAGGAATCCGCATTATCCGCAATCCGGTGACGCTGGGATTGCGCCACTATTTTGCCGATCAATACGAAGATACCGGTCGATATAAGGATATGATGGAATTCCGCGCCGTAATGGAGTGGGGGCTGGGGCCGCTGGCTTTACAGCGCATCAATAAAACAACGATAAAAAAACTCCGGCGGCTGGTTGAAGGCATTGAAAAAAAACCAGAAGACGTTACGGTTGAAGATATTATTCGCGCGGAGACAGAGTTTCATAAAACACTTACGGATGGATGTAAAAACAAGCTGGCCGGATTGTTTGTTCATATTTATGAGCCGGTCTTCCGGAGCTGGTGGGCGGATAATCCGGTTACTCCGACAGAACACAAAAAAGACTGGGTGGAACGGCATGGCAGCATGGTCGATGCGCTGGATGCCGGAGATGATGTATATTTTACACAGCTGCTCCGAAACCATACGTTCCAGTATTTAGGAATCAAATAGTTCTGTATTTTTCAGATTTTGCCTTTGAAGGCTGCGTGGAGATTGATAGAAAATATATGATTTACGCTCAACTTATTGATTATTAATAGGTTATACTTTGCTAGGTGGGAAATGAGATATTTTCACTGGAACCAGTGTCCGGAACGGTAAATGTAGGCATTAAAAAAACGGATCGGGCAAGAATGTAAAATCTGATAAGCATCTGTGCTAATTTCTGTAAGTTTTAAAAAATTAAAAAAAAACAGTTGATTTTGATTTTTCATAAACGTATTGTCTGACAAAAAGCGATCGCAAAGTATTCGATACGTAGCAAATTTAAAGGATGTAGGATGAAAAAACTAATGATCACTATCGCGACAACAATTGGATTTGTGAGCAGTATTTTAGCAGAGACTTTAATCAGTTTTATTGCCAACGGACAAGATGCTGGACCAACAGCTCAGCAGTGGACATGGACTCTTGATGGAGGAACCGCCGCTCCCAGTCTTTATTATACCAATGAAGCGGTTAATGGTGCGTCATATTATTCATGGGCATTTGACTCCGTTGCCGGTGATAAAGGATCTTATTTGTTGCAAGCAAGTGCTGCCAAAACAAGCATTATGCGACAGGATGGATGGACATTGACATATATTTCACGGACACAGGATGCCAGATCGCAAGGGTATCATCGCCTTCGATTTAGAGATGGTGATGCATATTTTGATATGCATTTTGTTGCTAATTCTTCTACAACTAATAACGGGCTGTATATTGCAAAATCAGCTGCTGCAGGTGGCGGATATCAATTTATAGCATTTAATTTCTCCGATACTTACAGCACTGTTCAGCTGACATACGAACCTGTCGTTGCAGGGAGTCTTAATTCGAATGATGTCGTGAAGATATGGATTAATGGAAGAGAGGTTTATGCCGGCAGCAGGGCAATATGCGCCATTGGAACAACCGGAATTATACGCGTGGAATTCGGGGATGCTGCTATTGGCGGAACGGGACTGTTTTTTGTGAATCAAGTTATTCTGGATTCCGGTATTCACGTCATTCCGATTCCGCGTTTCCTTAATTTATATCTGTTATCATCTCTGTCTTTTTCAAGTAACTGTTATTTTTAAAGCCGATGCTAAGTAAAAAGGGAAATCCAATGGCGATTGGGCAAAAAATAAACAAAACGTATGTCTTTTTCGTATTAATTTATGTTTTTCGTCTGCAAGTAAATGCAGCAATCAGTATATTATATACCGCTCCGGGGAATCCTGCGGAACAACAATGGGCGGCTGATTTACGGGGAATTACTGTTAAGGGAATAACCAATGTGATTAATGAGGTTATTTATCCGGCGTGGGAGTTTGATTCGCTAAAAGATCAGCAGGGATGGTATCTTAATAATAGATTTAGTCAAACGGCGCGTCAGGCGATGCTTGAATCCGGTTGGACATGGACATATATCTCTAGAACAACACTTGCCCCGAGTGCTGGATATCATTCTGCCAAATTTCGTGACGGTGTTAATTTATGGTCATTACAGTTCCGGCAAAGCTCCTCACCCGGCTCTAATAACGGAGTATGGCTTCATTTCGGTTCTGGGAAATACATTCACTTAAAAGCACTGAGTTTGAATGATGATTTTTGCGTTGTACAGGTGACGTGTACTCCGGCGAATCCGGGGTTCCATGATGACAACGACCTGATTGCATTTTATGTGAACGGGGAGAAAGTACATGAAATGCGCCGACGCCAACAGGATCTGACCACCGGAGTTGTCCGTGGAGAAATACTCGATGAGGCCAGCGGCGGACCGGGGAATTTCGCGGTTAATCTTTACCGGATTGATACCGGTATAAATCTGGATGCATATCATAGTGCCGGAGGTGTATTTTTTTCACTGATATTTGTTGAAAATACAGCAACAATTCCGGCACCGCCGCGCAATGAGAGTTATCTTCATAATTATCATTCTAATTTTGTTCAACAGGCTCTGGCCGGCGGAATTGATGTACTTTTTATCGGCGATTCCATTACTGAATATTGGTGTAGTCCGGGATGCGGGCTGCCGGTGTGGAACAGATTGTGGTCAGATGATTTTCCCGGAATAAACGCTGCAAATTTCGGCGTTAACAGTGATTTGACTCAACATGTTCTTTGGAGATTAAAAAACGGAGAGGGGTTTGGGTTTTCTCCTAAAGTTGTCGTTTTACTGATCGGAACAAATAATACAACTCCAAATAATACAACCCCGGAGATAATTGCAGGAGTAACCGCAGTTGTTAAACAGTTGAAAACCGGATTTCCTCAGACAAAAATTTTATTATTGGGTGTTTTGCCGCGCGGTCAAAAAAAGGATGCAAAACGGTTACAAATTATTGATGTCAATCGGGGAATATCAAAACTGCATGATGGAGAGAGAGTTTTTTATTTAGATATAGGAGATCAGTTTCTGGATGCCGATGGAGAAATTCCGGTGGAGTGGATGCCTGACGGGTTGCACCCGAATTTGTCGGGGTATCAAATTTTTGCCGCTGCAATAAAAGATCTATTAGCGCAATTATTCTGTATGAACCCGTGAGTGGTTTTTGAAGATTAAATTAATAAAAAAATTTGACATTTTATTTTTAAATTATATTGTCGGACAATAATAAAAAATTAATTTAATATATTTCCGAAGTACGGAAATAGAATAGTTGATTTTCAGAGAATAGCAGGGCTGTTTGAGAAAATCATCTGGTGCGCAGGTAGGGAAAACAAATAGAAAGGACAGGGCATGAAGAAGAGGTGGTTAATCAGTATGATAGCAACAGCGGTTGCAGGGTATATTCAAGCGGGTATAATTCTTAACTTTACCGCAAACGGAACAGATGCCGGGCCAACAGCTCAGGGTTGGACTGCGTCGGGAACGACATTACGTTATTATACGAATGAAACATTTGGAAGTGTATCGTATAATGCCTGGGTATTTCAATCAGTTGCCGGAGATACAGGAGATTATTTTTTAAATCCGGGCATAGCTAATACGAATGCGATGCGGACAGACGGCTGGACTGTAACTTATGTTTCGCGCACGGCACTGGCACCTTCGCAAGGATATCACCGCCTCCGGCTTCGTGATGGTTCGGGGTATTTTGATCTGCATTTCGTAGCAGGATCTACTAGTAGTATTGCCAATGGATTGTATCTTGCAAACGCAGGGACGGGGTATCAACTTATACAATCTTTGGATTTATCCGGTGGCTACAACACCATTCAACTGACGTATGAACCGCTTATTGCAGGAAGTCTTAATGATAATGATGTCATTAAAATATGGATTAATGGAGGGGAAGCTCTTTCAACGACCAGAGCGGCTTGTAATCTGGGGGCTACCGGAATCATTCGGGCTGAATTTGCTGATGCGGCAACAGGCGGGGCGGGATTGTTTGCTGTTAATCAGTTTACATTGGAAACCGGCATCAATGTTATTCCGGAACCGAGTACACTTGGTTTATTTTCAATATCTGTATTGACCATATTAGGTATTCGTTTGCGTTTAAAAAACGTAATGAAATAATAAAAAGGTTGTTTTATGCATGCGCGGATAAATGTAATGAATAGTTTTGTTGTCGGTGTACTGTGCTTTTTATGCACTTCTGCGAGCGCTGTCGTCGGTATTTCATATTCGGCACCGGGTGATCCTACAGGACAGAAATGGACGGCGGATATACGCGGAATCATCGTTCGTGATATAACACACACGATAAACAAAATTGATTATCCGGCATGGGAGTTTGACTCTTTGAAGGATCAAAAAGGGTGGTATCTTAATACCACCTTTGATGAATCTGCAAAAAAACTGATGCAAGAAACCGGCTGGACGTGGACCTATATTTCACTGACCAAACTTGCGCCGGCAGCCGGATACCATACTGCAAAATTCAGAGATGGCAATCGGCTGTGGGAAGTGCAGTTGCGTCAGAGTAAAGCTTCCGGTAACGGAGTGTGGCTGCATTTCGGTGCAGGGAAGTATAAACAGTTAAAACGAATGAATCTAGATGATGGATTTCATATCGTTCAGGTTACCTGTGCACCGGCGAATCCGGGAAGTTATGACAATAATGACCTGATTACATTTTATGTAAACGGGGAGAAAGTGCATGAAATGCGTCGGCGCCAGCAGGAACTGACCACCGGGGTTATTCGCGGAGAAATACTTGATGAAGCCATCGGCGGGCCG
Coding sequences within:
- a CDS encoding GDSL-type esterase/lipase family protein; the encoded protein is MAIGQKINKTYVFFVLIYVFRLQVNAAISILYTAPGNPAEQQWAADLRGITVKGITNVINEVIYPAWEFDSLKDQQGWYLNNRFSQTARQAMLESGWTWTYISRTTLAPSAGYHSAKFRDGVNLWSLQFRQSSSPGSNNGVWLHFGSGKYIHLKALSLNDDFCVVQVTCTPANPGFHDDNDLIAFYVNGEKVHEMRRRQQDLTTGVVRGEILDEASGGPGNFAVNLYRIDTGINLDAYHSAGGVFFSLIFVENTATIPAPPRNESYLHNYHSNFVQQALAGGIDVLFIGDSITEYWCSPGCGLPVWNRLWSDDFPGINAANFGVNSDLTQHVLWRLKNGEGFGFSPKVVVLLIGTNNTTPNNTTPEIIAGVTAVVKQLKTGFPQTKILLLGVLPRGQKKDAKRLQIIDVNRGISKLHDGERVFYLDIGDQFLDADGEIPVEWMPDGLHPNLSGYQIFAAAIKDLLAQLFCMNP
- a CDS encoding FCD domain-containing protein, with protein sequence MTVAEQVLNWIENYIEENRLGVGDALPGELDMVAETGFSRASVREALTALKVLGIIHTRRKGGIRIIRNPVTLGLRHYFADQYEDTGRYKDMMEFRAVMEWGLGPLALQRINKTTIKKLRRLVEGIEKKPEDVTVEDIIRAETEFHKTLTDGCKNKLAGLFVHIYEPVFRSWWADNPVTPTEHKKDWVERHGSMVDALDAGDDVYFTQLLRNHTFQYLGIK